The sequence GGAAACGGGCCTGCTGCCCGGCTACCGAAAATGCCCGGCGATCCAGAAAGTGAGGAGGAACCCGAGACTCCGCATGTTCGTGAAGATCCTTGAAGACACGAAGCACCAGCGGCCGGTGATGCCCGCTCAGGCGTTCTACATGGGCGCGCTGGACCGCGCCGTGGACCGCGCCCTGTACGGCAAACAGACCCCGAAGGAAGCCCTTGACCAGGCGACAAGAGAAACCCAGTCCGAACTGGATCTGGTAACCGGCCGCAAGCGTTAGGCCGGGGATCTACCACTGAGGGAACGGAGGCCACGGAGGTACACGGAGGTAATCGATATGAGAACAGTAAACGAGATTTCCGGTGCCATTGTCGATGCCGCGTTGAAGGTGCACTCCGCGCTGGGCCCGGGCCTGTTGGAGAAGGCGTACGAAGTCTGCCTTGTGCACGAATTGCAGTCTCGCGGCCTGAACGCAGTTGCTCAAGTGCCTCTGCCCGTGGTTTATGACGGTTTACAGATGGACGCCGGATACAGATTGGATGTTCTGGTCGAGAATACCGTGGTTATAGAGCTGAAGGCGGTGGATGGCATTAACCCGCTCCACGAAGCACAAGTGCTGACCTATCTGAAACTGAGCGGGAAGCCGCTCGGATTGCTGCTCAACTTCAATGTCATCCACATGCGAGACGGAATCAAGCGAATAGCACACCGGACCCTTCCCCAGACCGATGTGCTTCGTCGTGAGACTACAAATCCACAGATTCCTCCGTGCACCTCCGTGTCCTCTGTTTCCTCAGTGGTAGACCCGGTAAAGAAAGCGCAGTGCGAAGAATGACACGTCAGGAGAGAAGGCATACGCGGAACGGGTTGTTGTTCACCATGCCGGGGATCGTGGGGCTTGTGGGCTTCACCATCTACCCGGTGCTGATGTCGCTGTACTATTCGTTCTGCAATTACAGCGTGCTCAAATCGCCAAAGTGGGTTGGGCTCCAGAACTACCAGGTGCTGGCCAACGACTCGCAGCTGCGCGTCGCCCTGTGGAACACGCTTGTGTTCGGCGTCATGTCCATCCCGCTCGGAATCCTGACGGCGTTCCTGCTGGCCAACCTTCTGAACCAGAAGGTGCGCTGGATGCCGATGTTCCGGACCGTCTTCTACCTGCCAAGCGTCGTTCCCGCGGTG is a genomic window of Armatimonadota bacterium containing:
- a CDS encoding GxxExxY protein, translating into MRTVNEISGAIVDAALKVHSALGPGLLEKAYEVCLVHELQSRGLNAVAQVPLPVVYDGLQMDAGYRLDVLVENTVVIELKAVDGINPLHEAQVLTYLKLSGKPLGLLLNFNVIHMRDGIKRIAHRTLPQTDVLRRETTNPQIPPCTSVSSVSSVVDPVKKAQCEE